In Paenibacillus guangzhouensis, a single window of DNA contains:
- a CDS encoding VOC family protein has protein sequence MITHFAGLRLNTMSIQGVKQFYHHQMGFPIQSSSKYTITFQPTPDLTLAFEEVQEPISPAHFAFEVPYSQFGALVDQLQARGITLLTWPDGEAVKTFETGVNVYFRDGDGNILELIAHHDVQEEAISPSGDWQILYMREIGMPAEDVPALTRWMRETLQMGVRDESDWFNFVIGGTAHAVVVSTQRRWIPIQMIALPPRMTVSFGVSDLNQLAARIEPGRTDEMILLNTEDEFKIRKGLYTFRFVRTTLAPDITDRLNLPHF, from the coding sequence ATGATTACGCATTTCGCAGGACTTCGCCTAAATACTATGTCCATTCAAGGTGTGAAGCAATTTTACCATCATCAAATGGGGTTTCCGATACAGTCATCCTCGAAATATACAATCACGTTTCAACCTACGCCAGATCTAACCTTAGCATTCGAAGAGGTGCAGGAGCCGATATCACCCGCGCATTTTGCATTTGAGGTTCCTTATTCACAATTTGGGGCCCTTGTCGATCAACTGCAAGCGAGAGGGATCACGTTGTTAACATGGCCAGACGGGGAAGCGGTCAAAACGTTTGAGACAGGAGTGAATGTCTATTTTCGCGATGGGGACGGGAACATCTTGGAGCTGATTGCACATCATGATGTTCAGGAAGAGGCCATCAGCCCAAGCGGGGACTGGCAGATCCTCTACATGCGTGAGATAGGGATGCCTGCGGAGGATGTTCCTGCGCTGACGCGGTGGATGCGCGAGACGCTGCAGATGGGTGTCAGAGATGAATCCGATTGGTTCAACTTCGTCATCGGCGGAACGGCGCATGCGGTTGTCGTATCGACACAGCGACGCTGGATTCCGATCCAGATGATCGCTCTGCCGCCTCGAATGACTGTATCCTTCGGTGTCAGCGATCTGAACCAGCTCGCAGCCAGGATCGAGCCGGGACGCACGGATGAGATGATCCTGCTTAACACGGAGGACGAGTTCAAGATTCGTAAAGGCCTTTATACGTTCCGATTCGTTCGCACCACGCTCGCCCCGGATATCACGGATCGCCTAAATTTGCCTCATTTCTGA
- a CDS encoding DinB family protein, with the protein MYQSLQSFIEEYRLESASTQKVLDALTDASLKQEVAPGYRTLGQLAWHLVHNDEGMLLGAGLKFEAPAANGEPPTSASEIAEAYRKVTAALLQALESQWSDASLLEKNNMYGQVWPNGLTLYIYLKHEIHHRGQLTVLMRQAGLQVPGVYGPSKEEWASMGVEAPV; encoded by the coding sequence ATGTATCAATCGTTACAAAGTTTTATTGAGGAGTATCGACTCGAATCAGCTTCCACACAGAAAGTTCTTGATGCCTTGACGGATGCTTCACTGAAGCAGGAAGTAGCTCCGGGATATCGAACACTGGGTCAACTGGCGTGGCACCTCGTCCATAATGATGAGGGAATGCTGCTAGGGGCGGGGTTGAAGTTCGAAGCACCTGCAGCGAACGGTGAGCCACCAACGTCGGCTTCGGAGATCGCGGAGGCCTATCGGAAGGTAACAGCCGCATTGCTGCAAGCGTTAGAGTCGCAATGGTCGGATGCGAGCCTATTGGAGAAGAACAATATGTACGGTCAAGTCTGGCCGAATGGACTGACTTTGTACATTTATTTAAAGCATGAAATCCATCACCGGGGTCAGCTCACGGTCTTGATGCGTCAAGCCGGCCTACAAGTACCTGGCGTATACGGTCCATCCAAAGAAGAATGGGCAAGCATGGGCGTTGAAGCTCCAGTATAA
- a CDS encoding carbohydrate ABC transporter permease — protein sequence MRYTRRARQEIYVALLFLVPSLAGFAIFYLIPFVESVGTSFQSGSGGFTLDQYDAVLGSSSFRNAAGNTIWFTSISVPLIVILSLLIAMWLNQKVYIRNALRTAYVLPLVVPVASIVLLWQITFDWNGALNSILSYFGVERIDWMKTNWSGTVVILMYIWKNLGYNVILFLAGLQNIPASYYETADLEGAGKARQFFGITVIYLIPTTFLVILMSILNSFKVFRETYLLAGDYPHERIYFLQHYMNNMFVSLDMEKLSAAAVIMAVGILGIVGMLFQIERRFRSFME from the coding sequence ATGCGTTATACACGTCGAGCGCGCCAAGAGATATATGTTGCGCTGCTCTTTCTAGTCCCGAGCTTGGCGGGCTTTGCGATTTTTTACTTGATCCCTTTCGTGGAGAGTGTCGGAACGTCTTTTCAGTCGGGATCGGGCGGTTTCACATTAGATCAGTATGATGCTGTGCTGGGGAGCAGTTCCTTCCGCAATGCGGCGGGGAATACGATCTGGTTCACATCGATTAGCGTTCCGCTCATTGTGATCTTATCCTTGCTCATTGCCATGTGGCTGAATCAGAAGGTGTATATACGGAATGCCTTGCGAACAGCTTACGTGCTGCCGCTAGTCGTGCCCGTCGCTTCCATCGTGTTGTTGTGGCAGATCACCTTCGATTGGAACGGTGCACTGAATTCCATCCTCTCCTACTTCGGTGTTGAACGCATCGATTGGATGAAGACGAATTGGTCCGGGACGGTCGTCATTCTGATGTACATTTGGAAGAACCTCGGCTACAACGTCATTTTGTTCCTTGCGGGGCTTCAGAACATCCCGGCTTCGTATTATGAGACGGCGGACTTGGAGGGAGCGGGGAAGGCGCGGCAATTTTTCGGGATCACCGTAATCTATCTGATCCCTACGACATTCCTTGTCATCTTGATGTCGATCTTGAATTCCTTCAAGGTGTTCCGAGAGACATATCTGCTCGCAGGCGATTACCCGCACGAGCGGATTTATTTTCTGCAGCATTACATGAATAACATGTTCGTCTCCTTAGATATGGAGAAGTTGTCCGCGGCAGCGGTCATTATGGCGGTTGGGATTCTTGGGATCGTCGGCATGCTGTTCCAGATTGAACGCCGATTCCGTTCCTTCATGGAATAA
- a CDS encoding carbohydrate ABC transporter permease — protein MRKIRLSSTLPMLRTLFLASLALIMVTPIVLTVINSFMTEREITANYASLGQTSMRTWVTLKLIPDWVSFDQYMTLLIRTPEFLRMFWNSVGLVVPIIVGQLICASLAAFAFAKLRFPGRDPLFFIYLITLMLPFQVTLVPNYMMVDRLGLLNHMGSIILPGIFAPFGVFLLRQFMINIPSGYMEAARIDGASALRIFLQIILPMVRPGIAALVVLLFADYWNMVEQPLIFLQEAALQPLSLFLTTIQKGAFGVSFAASTLYMIPMVLLFLYAEPHFVEGIEMSGIKG, from the coding sequence ATGCGAAAAATAAGATTATCAAGTACACTGCCCATGCTGCGGACGTTGTTCCTTGCATCGCTAGCGCTGATTATGGTGACGCCGATCGTGCTGACCGTCATTAATTCATTCATGACCGAGCGTGAGATTACAGCCAATTATGCTTCATTAGGACAGACATCGATGCGAACGTGGGTCACACTGAAGCTGATCCCGGATTGGGTATCCTTTGATCAATATATGACATTGCTGATCAGAACACCGGAGTTTCTGCGAATGTTCTGGAATTCGGTCGGGTTGGTTGTGCCGATCATTGTGGGACAGCTCATCTGTGCTTCCCTCGCTGCTTTTGCCTTCGCTAAGCTGCGGTTCCCAGGCAGAGACCCCTTATTCTTCATTTATTTGATTACATTGATGCTGCCGTTCCAGGTCACGCTGGTACCGAACTATATGATGGTCGATCGTCTAGGGCTGCTCAATCATATGGGGTCGATTATCCTGCCGGGGATATTCGCGCCTTTCGGCGTGTTCCTGCTCAGACAATTCATGATTAATATCCCCTCGGGGTACATGGAGGCGGCGAGGATCGACGGTGCGAGCGCACTCAGAATCTTCCTGCAGATCATCCTTCCGATGGTTCGACCAGGGATTGCGGCGCTCGTTGTTCTTTTATTTGCGGATTATTGGAATATGGTGGAGCAGCCGCTCATCTTCCTGCAGGAGGCAGCGCTTCAACCGTTGTCCTTATTCCTGACGACCATTCAGAAGGGAGCGTTCGGGGTCAGCTTCGCGGCTTCGACGCTGTATATGATTCCGATGGTATTGCTCTTCTTATATGCCGAACCGCATTTCGTGGAAGGGATTGAGATGTCAGGGATTAAAGGTTAG
- a CDS encoding response regulator transcription factor has translation MMGEADKSPVILIVDDEQLIRELVVDYLSDEGYLVLQAKNGRDALNLLREQAVDLVVLDVMMPGMNGFEVCEELRTFSSTLVIMLTAKSEDEDKLSGYECGVDDYVTKPFSPKVLAAKINVLLQRFRASDLARDAGGDLYFVMDEAAMELRIGGEVIALSSKEFELLVYLAKHPNQVLSRDSLLDAIWGFDYYGDARAVDTSIKRLRRKLGVEAERIVTVRGSGYKYQS, from the coding sequence ATGATGGGAGAAGCGGACAAGTCGCCTGTTATTCTCATTGTAGATGATGAGCAGTTGATTCGGGAGCTCGTCGTAGATTATTTGAGTGATGAGGGTTATTTGGTATTGCAGGCGAAGAATGGCCGCGATGCCCTGAATCTATTACGTGAGCAAGCCGTGGATTTGGTCGTGCTGGATGTGATGATGCCGGGGATGAACGGGTTCGAGGTATGCGAAGAGCTGCGGACGTTCTCTTCCACGCTCGTCATCATGCTAACGGCCAAATCAGAAGATGAAGACAAGCTATCCGGGTATGAATGCGGCGTCGATGATTACGTGACGAAGCCCTTCAGCCCCAAGGTGCTCGCTGCCAAAATTAATGTGCTGTTGCAGCGATTTCGTGCATCGGATTTGGCGAGGGATGCTGGCGGGGATTTGTATTTCGTCATGGACGAAGCAGCGATGGAGCTTCGGATTGGCGGCGAGGTGATTGCGTTGTCCAGTAAGGAATTCGAACTTCTCGTCTATCTAGCCAAACATCCGAATCAAGTGTTGTCACGGGATAGTTTGTTGGATGCGATATGGGGATTTGATTATTACGGTGACGCAAGGGCGGTTGATACGAGCATCAAACGGCTGCGGCGCAAGCTGGGCGTGGAAGCGGAGCGGATCGTTACCGTGAGGGGAAGCGGGTATAAATATCAATCATGA
- a CDS encoding GNAT family N-acetyltransferase yields the protein MIRGGTICNPLITIRRQDIPRAADVLAQGFAKSDPLYRHILPDEATRLHVLKIFFHRYLEMLYPYSDVLTTSDHYEAVALVFRSEREAETWFSKMKYRKQIVMAILKSTPICRMIGVRGFIRGLSILNRMSSSWLSMLGDQEYMHLDMLVVQEPYRGQGYVSRILKPLLAECDERNMLCTLETQTPSNLPIYEHYRFRTLQVIPLQGSTLEQYCMIYSPPGAASK from the coding sequence ATGATCAGAGGTGGAACTATTTGTAATCCATTAATCACAATTCGTCGTCAGGACATTCCTAGAGCTGCCGATGTGCTCGCGCAAGGCTTCGCCAAGAGCGATCCGTTGTACCGACACATTTTGCCGGACGAGGCGACGAGACTGCACGTGTTGAAGATCTTTTTCCATCGTTACTTGGAAATGCTGTATCCTTATTCCGATGTGCTCACGACATCAGACCATTATGAAGCGGTAGCGCTTGTCTTCCGTTCCGAACGTGAGGCGGAAACCTGGTTCTCGAAGATGAAATATAGGAAGCAGATTGTGATGGCTATCTTAAAATCGACGCCAATCTGCCGCATGATCGGGGTTCGCGGGTTTATCCGAGGCCTATCCATACTGAACCGTATGAGCTCTTCCTGGTTAAGCATGCTCGGGGACCAGGAATATATGCATCTGGACATGCTCGTCGTGCAGGAACCTTACCGTGGTCAAGGCTATGTATCCCGCATACTGAAGCCGCTGCTCGCCGAATGCGACGAGAGGAACATGCTGTGTACTTTGGAGACGCAGACACCGAGCAACCTTCCGATTTATGAACATTATCGATTCCGTACGCTGCAGGTCATTCCGCTGCAGGGCAGTACGCTCGAACAATACTGTATGATCTATTCGCCGCCGGGTGCGGCGTCCAAATAG
- a CDS encoding helix-turn-helix transcriptional regulator, with the protein MNQAERRLALIGVLQRSGMQRAKDLAATFRTSARTIYRDVDALIHAGVPIYGAPGRGYALANQEALPPVSLTAEEALTLLLGIDWIAGQLGPDYRAAAEQIRGKVEGILPSAVKRKADRQRAGLLRASIHPLHQEETLGVMALLRQAIVRETTVRFRYERRDPYPDGTLETVRSVDPYGLVFAAGAWSVMGYCHLRQGIRQFHIDRVFDLVLEPRIFTRPLDVEFHRPAGKNRSMVVIVRFAGDMGHVIAERLSPDVTRMQRTADGWIVTLHVSRMEDACAWILSWGVDAEVLEPEEVKVRIGETASAMLSRYSSGAH; encoded by the coding sequence ATGAATCAAGCAGAACGTCGGTTGGCCTTGATTGGAGTGTTGCAGCGGAGCGGCATGCAGCGCGCCAAAGATTTGGCCGCTACATTTAGGACGAGCGCGCGAACCATTTATCGGGATGTCGATGCGCTAATTCATGCGGGCGTGCCGATTTACGGTGCGCCCGGACGAGGGTATGCGCTTGCGAATCAGGAGGCGCTTCCGCCAGTGAGCCTAACGGCCGAAGAGGCCTTAACGCTGCTGCTCGGCATCGATTGGATTGCAGGGCAGTTAGGGCCAGATTATCGTGCGGCTGCGGAACAGATCAGGGGGAAAGTGGAGGGCATTCTTCCGAGTGCGGTGAAGCGGAAAGCGGATCGCCAGCGTGCAGGGTTATTGCGAGCTTCCATTCATCCGCTGCATCAGGAGGAGACGCTTGGCGTGATGGCGCTGCTCAGGCAAGCGATTGTGAGGGAGACGACAGTGCGGTTCCGCTACGAACGGCGGGATCCTTATCCGGACGGCACCTTGGAGACGGTTCGATCGGTCGATCCTTACGGACTGGTCTTCGCGGCAGGTGCATGGAGTGTGATGGGGTATTGCCATCTTCGGCAAGGGATACGTCAATTCCATATTGATCGCGTGTTTGATTTGGTGCTGGAGCCGAGAATATTCACGCGGCCGCTTGATGTAGAATTTCATCGTCCAGCAGGCAAAAACCGTTCCATGGTGGTCATCGTGCGCTTCGCTGGTGATATGGGGCATGTTATTGCGGAAAGGCTCAGCCCGGATGTCACACGCATGCAGCGTACGGCAGACGGGTGGATCGTTACGCTCCATGTCAGCAGAATGGAGGATGCCTGCGCATGGATATTGAGCTGGGGCGTTGATGCGGAAGTGTTGGAGCCGGAGGAAGTGAAGGTAAGAATCGGCGAGACAGCGAGCGCGATGTTGAGTCGCTATAGTAGCGGGGCTCATTAG
- a CDS encoding efflux RND transporter periplasmic adaptor subunit, whose protein sequence is MGARRNKVILTITVIFLSVMAILAFLSNTISAAMLPKVTTERASVQELEVSLSGRGTLQPKEKADVMSDTGFEITDMRVKEGDHVKRGQVLFTLDATDLKDQIADERTRLQQAGLGTKALQQAFIDAQLTGDPVAIDKAKRDLENDRLNRILSERKIARMEKELVEKSRIKAPFDGVIQKVNAKKGDTAAAGKALASVMNTSAGYQFSFTVSEGEASILAVDEKIAVRVKQPGGKEISIQGKVSDMSDASSSSGDAGNAGSGITLGGSKGDSGGAGQGSQEDSGSKMKITIEVNDPKLHGGESVSVSKSKSLGEKGIVISKDRLKKDADGSYLLIVRTKKSPLGNSYVAEKARVRLGAETKDKVIVAQGLNSDDDIIVETSEPLQDGNEVRVK, encoded by the coding sequence ATGGGGGCACGGAGGAATAAGGTGATCCTGACCATAACCGTCATCTTCTTAAGCGTGATGGCCATCTTGGCATTCTTAAGCAATACGATTTCAGCGGCGATGCTGCCGAAGGTGACGACGGAGCGCGCATCGGTGCAGGAACTTGAGGTATCCTTGTCCGGCCGAGGGACACTGCAACCGAAGGAAAAGGCAGATGTCATGTCGGATACCGGGTTTGAGATCACAGACATGAGAGTCAAAGAAGGCGACCATGTGAAGCGGGGACAAGTATTGTTCACCTTGGACGCAACGGATTTGAAGGATCAGATCGCGGACGAGCGTACACGACTGCAGCAGGCGGGACTGGGGACGAAGGCCCTGCAGCAGGCCTTTATCGATGCGCAGCTGACGGGAGACCCTGTCGCGATTGATAAGGCGAAACGAGATCTTGAGAATGATCGCCTGAATCGTATTCTATCGGAGCGGAAGATCGCACGGATGGAGAAGGAGTTAGTAGAGAAGAGCCGAATCAAGGCGCCATTCGACGGTGTCATCCAAAAAGTAAATGCGAAAAAAGGAGATACAGCTGCAGCAGGCAAGGCGCTGGCTAGCGTCATGAATACTTCGGCAGGCTATCAATTCTCATTCACAGTCTCGGAAGGCGAAGCTTCGATTCTGGCGGTCGATGAGAAGATCGCGGTGCGCGTGAAGCAGCCGGGCGGCAAAGAGATATCCATCCAAGGGAAGGTATCGGACATGAGTGATGCGTCTTCGAGTTCAGGCGATGCGGGCAATGCGGGCTCCGGCATAACATTGGGAGGCTCCAAGGGCGATAGCGGAGGAGCAGGTCAAGGGAGTCAAGAAGACAGTGGGTCGAAAATGAAGATCACCATCGAGGTGAATGATCCGAAGCTGCATGGAGGTGAATCTGTCAGCGTGAGCAAATCGAAGTCTTTAGGTGAGAAAGGGATCGTGATTTCTAAAGACCGACTCAAAAAAGATGCCGACGGCTCGTATTTGTTGATTGTTCGAACGAAGAAAAGTCCGCTAGGTAACAGCTATGTCGCGGAGAAGGCCAGAGTGCGGCTGGGAGCGGAGACGAAGGACAAGGTCATCGTAGCCCAAGGGCTTAATTCGGATGATGACATCATTGTTGAGACCAGTGAGCCGCTGCAAGATGGCAATGAGGTTCGCGTGAAATAG
- a CDS encoding NAD(P)-dependent oxidoreductase, with product MKIAVVGASGKAGSRIVKEALDRGHEVTAIVRDASKVSGNAAVIEKAVFDLTASDLQAFDVVVNAFGAAPGQEHLHVDAGNVLIAALKGSNTRLIVVGGAGSLYVDEAKTLKVMDTPDFPAIYFPTASNQGKNLDILKETTDLKWTFISPSALFALGQRTGSYVKGKDHLLVNSKGESYVSYEDYAVAVVDEIEQPQHIGERFTVVSES from the coding sequence ATGAAAATTGCAGTTGTAGGTGCGTCAGGTAAAGCAGGAAGCCGTATTGTGAAGGAAGCGTTGGATCGGGGCCATGAAGTGACGGCAATTGTGCGCGATGCGTCGAAGGTGTCTGGCAATGCAGCGGTGATCGAGAAAGCTGTATTCGATCTAACGGCAAGCGATCTTCAAGCGTTCGATGTTGTCGTCAATGCGTTCGGCGCAGCACCGGGACAAGAGCACTTGCACGTTGATGCTGGGAATGTACTCATCGCAGCGTTGAAAGGCTCGAACACACGCCTGATCGTCGTTGGTGGCGCAGGCAGCTTGTATGTGGATGAGGCGAAAACGTTGAAAGTGATGGATACGCCGGACTTCCCTGCGATTTACTTCCCGACAGCGTCCAACCAAGGCAAGAACCTGGACATTCTGAAGGAGACAACAGATCTGAAATGGACATTCATTAGTCCGTCCGCTCTATTCGCCCTAGGACAACGTACCGGTTCTTACGTGAAAGGAAAAGACCATCTGCTCGTGAACAGCAAAGGCGAGAGCTATGTCAGCTATGAAGATTACGCGGTCGCAGTGGTCGATGAAATTGAGCAGCCGCAACATATTGGTGAGCGATTTACCGTTGTGTCCGAATCCTAA
- a CDS encoding ABC transporter substrate-binding protein, translating to MKFKPWGCVGLAGVILLSGCSGGKEAASPKMSDDGKKIVVVGTKGSTRFLQEAEKKFEAAHPDIDIQLKKYGTPEKKNDGGGMQVAPEMTQEEYDRLIQQINTEVLSGKGPDVIDTTGLSLGVYANKGAIEDLHERMKKDSSFKPSDYYEGIWQASEINGGLYALPTSFFIENMMVDTRKLQQAGVKLDDTKWTWKDFFDIAIKVKASSNDEVYALGSNSPKGDLLFSIVESEYDRYVQHDQKTANFDSDEFRQRMQQVKDLYDQGFITQDIGDKDKLIFSQNTMSNSGLLAVMTYLPGWKSILPPTEAGGAAGPSFKAYGGFAINAKSGVKDEAWAFMKFLLSPEMQQSSEFIGIPMLKELVKAQFEESKKLAANKDAFIQIDDADAFNQHVDGMLSLLDQPGKPFAMDPKIQSMMREEFDTFMVGQKSAEEVSKLIQSRVTTYLNE from the coding sequence ATGAAATTCAAACCATGGGGATGCGTTGGTCTTGCGGGGGTGATTCTACTGTCGGGCTGCAGCGGCGGGAAGGAAGCGGCAAGTCCCAAAATGTCCGATGACGGCAAGAAGATCGTCGTTGTCGGAACGAAAGGTTCGACGAGGTTCCTGCAGGAGGCGGAGAAGAAGTTCGAAGCCGCACATCCGGATATCGATATTCAGCTCAAAAAATACGGGACGCCCGAGAAGAAGAACGATGGCGGCGGTATGCAGGTCGCACCCGAGATGACGCAAGAAGAGTATGATCGGCTTATTCAACAGATTAATACAGAGGTGTTGTCTGGCAAAGGTCCGGATGTGATCGATACGACAGGTTTATCGTTAGGCGTCTATGCGAATAAAGGCGCGATTGAGGATCTGCATGAACGAATGAAGAAGGATAGCAGCTTCAAACCGTCGGATTATTACGAAGGCATCTGGCAAGCTTCCGAGATCAATGGCGGGCTCTATGCGCTGCCGACTAGCTTTTTTATCGAGAACATGATGGTTGATACGAGGAAGCTTCAGCAAGCTGGCGTGAAGCTGGATGACACTAAGTGGACGTGGAAGGATTTCTTCGATATTGCGATTAAAGTCAAGGCGTCGTCGAATGACGAAGTATACGCGCTGGGTTCGAATAGCCCGAAGGGCGACCTGCTCTTCTCTATCGTCGAATCGGAATATGACCGATACGTTCAGCACGATCAGAAGACGGCGAACTTCGATTCCGACGAGTTCAGGCAACGGATGCAGCAAGTGAAGGACTTGTATGATCAAGGATTTATAACGCAAGACATCGGAGATAAGGACAAATTGATCTTCTCACAGAATACGATGTCCAATTCGGGACTGCTCGCTGTCATGACCTATTTACCGGGCTGGAAGAGCATACTTCCTCCGACGGAAGCGGGCGGTGCTGCAGGGCCATCTTTCAAAGCGTATGGCGGATTTGCGATCAATGCGAAATCCGGTGTGAAGGATGAGGCCTGGGCATTCATGAAGTTCTTGCTCTCGCCGGAGATGCAGCAGTCTTCAGAGTTCATTGGTATTCCGATGTTGAAGGAACTCGTGAAGGCACAGTTCGAAGAAAGCAAGAAATTGGCTGCGAACAAAGACGCATTCATTCAAATCGATGATGCGGATGCCTTCAATCAACATGTCGATGGCATGCTATCGCTGCTCGATCAACCAGGCAAACCATTCGCGATGGATCCGAAGATTCAATCGATGATGAGAGAGGAATTCGATACGTTTATGGTGGGCCAGAAATCCGCAGAAGAAGTGAGCAAGCTCATCCAAAGTCGCGTAACGACGTATTTGAACGAATAA
- a CDS encoding sensor histidine kinase: protein MKKWGSGRLSTKVYWTTAIGFLAFVTLFMVLQLLFFQPYSLKVRSSELEDDFRSMYEQLRDNPMDERWMEELADFDVAHYSLTGVVHKQGLNVDVYLGTRELRAVPLKKARIGDEMKVQIIMADPWQKVTPARPLTPSTPVHPDEESQNKSAPIRTVAAISWYSLDTLRLNDLLQEKLADMLQSPMSGGITAQLFNQGVGVDSNKERVWAAIAPLEQENGQERYLVTVSTLEPVSDAAALLGGFYRYFYIAAVLLLFGFAFLFSRMISNPLVQLNHAAKRLAKLDFSVRTDMKRQDEIGELAQTFDYLATELRDTMGELQEANDQLQQDIEKEKQLERMRKRFVANVSHELKTPISLIQGYAEALRDNVGQGAKRDKYASVIIHESERMSRLVNDLLDLSQLESGKFRLQWSAVPLREHICFVLGTLEQIVSDRMLRLEWLCAEEEILVRSDAQRLQQILTNVLTNAIRYTEAGDRIYITVRPVSDSMEGHDLKVPSDGGSLGSWVQVSIFNSGPSIGEEHLPHIWDAFYRPDESGSRGDTGNGIGLSIVKHLLEMHGSEYSIGNVDGGVEVRFMLPVIPRSEA from the coding sequence ATGAAAAAATGGGGTTCTGGACGATTATCGACAAAAGTATATTGGACGACCGCGATTGGCTTCTTAGCGTTCGTCACGTTGTTCATGGTTCTACAGCTGTTGTTCTTCCAGCCTTATTCGCTCAAGGTACGCAGCTCGGAACTCGAGGATGATTTTCGCAGCATGTATGAACAGCTTCGGGATAACCCGATGGACGAGCGGTGGATGGAGGAGTTGGCTGATTTCGATGTGGCGCATTACTCGTTGACGGGCGTTGTTCATAAGCAAGGGTTGAATGTGGATGTGTATTTGGGGACGCGTGAGCTGAGGGCTGTTCCGTTGAAAAAGGCGAGGATTGGCGATGAGATGAAGGTGCAGATCATCATGGCGGATCCTTGGCAGAAGGTGACGCCTGCGCGACCCTTAACCCCTTCTACACCTGTGCATCCGGATGAGGAGTCGCAGAATAAATCTGCGCCTATCCGTACGGTTGCAGCGATTTCTTGGTACAGCTTGGATACATTGCGCCTGAATGATTTGTTGCAAGAGAAGCTCGCTGACATGCTGCAATCCCCAATGAGTGGAGGGATCACGGCGCAATTGTTCAATCAAGGCGTGGGCGTTGATTCGAACAAAGAGCGGGTGTGGGCGGCTATTGCCCCGCTCGAACAGGAGAACGGGCAGGAGCGTTACTTGGTCACGGTATCCACCTTAGAGCCCGTGTCGGATGCGGCGGCACTCTTAGGAGGCTTCTATCGTTATTTCTACATTGCGGCGGTCTTGCTATTGTTCGGATTTGCTTTTCTATTCAGCCGGATGATCTCGAATCCACTCGTGCAGCTCAATCATGCGGCTAAACGTCTTGCGAAATTGGATTTCTCCGTTCGTACGGATATGAAACGTCAGGATGAGATCGGGGAGCTCGCGCAGACTTTCGATTATTTGGCGACGGAATTACGGGATACGATGGGTGAGCTTCAGGAGGCTAACGATCAATTGCAGCAGGATATCGAGAAAGAGAAGCAGCTCGAGCGGATGCGCAAACGGTTCGTTGCGAATGTATCGCATGAGCTGAAGACCCCGATCAGCCTGATTCAGGGATATGCCGAAGCGCTTCGCGACAATGTAGGGCAAGGGGCGAAGCGGGATAAATATGCTTCAGTCATTATTCATGAATCGGAACGTATGTCGAGGCTGGTGAATGATCTGCTCGATCTCTCGCAGCTAGAGAGCGGTAAATTCCGCTTGCAATGGTCGGCCGTGCCGCTGCGAGAGCATATCTGCTTCGTACTTGGGACTTTGGAGCAGATTGTGAGTGATCGTATGCTTCGTCTTGAATGGCTATGCGCGGAGGAAGAGATTCTTGTGCGTTCGGATGCGCAGCGGTTGCAGCAGATTCTAACCAATGTGTTGACGAATGCCATTCGTTATACGGAGGCGGGCGATCGGATATATATCACAGTTCGTCCTGTATCCGACTCGATGGAAGGACATGACTTGAAGGTGCCTTCTGATGGTGGATCGCTGGGTTCCTGGGTTCAGGTCTCGATCTTCAATTCGGGTCCGTCGATCGGGGAAGAACATCTGCCGCACATATGGGATGCGTTCTATCGGCCGGACGAGTCCGGCAGCCGCGGCGATACCGGGAACGGCATTGGGTTGTCGATTGTGAAGCATTTGCTCGAGATGCATGGCAGTGAATACTCCATAGGTAATGTGGATGGAGGTGTTGAAGTGCGCTTCATGCTGCCAGTCATACCTCGATCGGAAGCATAG